The Neosynechococcus sphagnicola sy1 region CAGCTCCCTGGGGTTAGATCTAGGGAGCTGTCTCCATCGATTGCCGCTATATCCCCCGAGACGATCGCGCCAAGCAAACCATCGCGGGATTGAAAACTGCCGCTCGACACGCGGAAGCTGTCTTTATTGCCGCCGATCTCCACCGGGAAGGGGAAACCATCGGTTGGCATATTGCCCAACTATTGGGACTGCATAAGCCTCACGGAGTGGTGTACCAGGAGATTACCGAAGTAGCTGTCAGAGCCGCGATCGCCTGTCCCCGCCCCTTGGACATACATCAAATTTCCAGGGTTTTTCATGCTAATAAGTGAGATTCATAAAGTACAATAAATGCAACTCAAAATTGTAAATATTATAAGTATTTTTAGGGAGAATAAAACTAATGTATAAGATTGGGAAGAAATTTATTTTCCACAGCCAAATTATCAGCATACTAGTGCCTTTGGTTTTTAATTCTATCCTGATATCTCCATCTGTGGGCGAATCAGTTGAAGGTTTTCTAGTCTTAAATCGAGATTTTTCAAATATTGAAAATATCCCGTGCTGTGACTTCCTGCTAGTTGAAGGGGAGACCCTAAGGATAGATACACAAATTCTCCCAATTATTAGCAGTGAAATAGAGGCTAATGCTGGCTCTCCCCAACTCAATCTAGATACCCTATCTTTCTCTAGTGATTTATTACCGACAGCGGATCATCTTGACACAAATACCGAACCGTCAGGAACAGTTAATCATGTCCCATCCCCGCTGCTAGCAGCGGGATCAATTCCTTCAGTGAGTGGTAATCCAGCCGCATCGGAAATGACCGTTGGAGTGGGGAGTCTGGGGCGTTGGCTGGAACTTAATGAAAAATCCCCGATTCGATTGGGAGGGATTCTAATCGGTAATGTCAGTCAGCAAATATCCGGTGGAAGCCAATCAGGAACTACAAATTTTAATGGCACAGCCACCCTGGGTCTTGGTATTGATTTAGAAAAAGCGGTTGGTTGGCAAGGTGCGTTTTTTTGAAGCTGAACTACTTCAATTTAATGGACAGCAGGTCAACGAAGCCGCTGGAAGTGTTCAAGGCTATAACTCTTTAGAAGCAACTGCTCCTTTGAACAGGACTGAACTTTATCAATTGTGGCTCAATCAAACCTTTAATGGTGACCAAATCTCTCTACGGATTGGCAAGCTAATTCCTTCTTTGAATTTTGGTAATGTTAGTCGGCCATTTGGGACGCAATCACACCCGCAACTTTTTCCCTCATCGACTTCCTTAATTTACACCCCTATATTCGTAGTTCCGTCCATGCTGGGCTTTATTCCTGGCTACTATAATTCAGCATTTGGTATTTATGGGTCATGGAAGTCTTGGGGAAGCCCTAAGAATGATCCTGCGGTTCCCAATGGTTGGTATTTCCAAGCTGGAATCTATGATGGCAGAGGCGCACAAGGAATTCAAACCGGTTTAAACTGGCCAGACTTTTCTGGGGCACTGTTTGAAGTCGCAGAAATCGGAGGAGTTTGGACTCCCTTTGCTCATCAACCGGATGACGGTGCCGGAAGTATCGCCCTGGGAGCCTGGCACCAAAGTGGCCCCCTTTCTGCCCCTGGCGGAGCAACTGAATCTGACACGGGTGGTTTTTACACCTATTTGGTTCAAAAAATAGTGAGGTTTCGTCAGAGTTCCTATCAAAATGGAATTATTGGATTTTTACAAGGAGGCTGGAATAACTCTCGTACAGCGATTATTAATAATTCCTTTGGCTTGGGTCTGACTGCCATTGGCCCTTTTCCTCAGCGACCATTGGATAGCTATGGCGTTGGCTTTTCCATCGCTGGACTTAATGATTCACCAACAGCTGGATACGGTTTTAATTCCTATGAAACCATGATTCAAACCTATGCTCAGTATCATCTGATCTCTAATTTATATCTGCAACCAGTTTTAACGATTTTGCCGAATCCAGGGGTGAAGGGTGCAAGTTCGCCATCTATTGCGGGTACCTTACAACTAACGTTTCCATTTTAAGTGGGTCGTAAAATCCCAATTCTACCTCGGTAAATTCAGGTAACAATCAGGCCATCTTTGACGTGGATAATGCGGCGGGTTTGAGCCGCAATATCTGGCTCATGGGTAACAATAACGATAGTAATTCCCTGATGATTGAGATCATTGAGTAAATCCATGACTTCTTGAGAAGTCTGACTGTCTAACGCTCCCGTCGGCTCATCTGCCAACACTAAGGCTGGACGATTGACCAGGGCGCGGGCGATCGCCACCCGCTGTTGTTGTCCCCCCGACAATTGATTGGGACGATTCGATAACCGCTCGGCCAGCCCAACTCGGGTGAGAGCTGCGGTTGCCCGGAGACGGCGCTGTTGCTTGGGGATGCTGGCATAGATCATCGGCAGCATCACATTGTCGAGGGCGGTTGCCCTGGGCAGCAGATTAAATTGCTGAAAGACAAAGCCAATCCGTTGATTGCGGATAAAGGCCAGTTCATCATTGTTGAGGGTCGTGAGGTTTCTCCCCTCTAGGACGTAATGCCCCCCGGTGGGGCGATCCAGGCAGCCGATAATATTCATGAGGGTAGACTTCCCTGAACCCGATACCCCCATGATGGCGACATACTCGCCTTCCTCAATCGTCAGATCAATGCCCTTGAGGATCGGCACCTCCATTTCACCGAGATGGTAGGTCTTGGTAATGTTTTCCATCCAGATCATGGCTGCCATGTCATTCACTCCGCAGTGCCGCAATCGGATCGAGTTGGGCGGCGTTGCGGGCTGGGATCACTCCTGCCAATAGCCCAATCACCAGGGACAATCCAAAGCCAGCCCCGATAGACCAGAGGGAAATCACCAAGGGGAATTGGAACAGGGTGGAGGCTCCCCAAGCAATGCCAATCCCTAACCCAATGCCAATCCCCCCCCCGAGCGATCGCAACCAGGACGGCCTCGGTTAAAAACTGACTGAGGATGGCACCATTGGTTGCTCCCACCGCTTTGCGAACCCCGATTTCCCGTGTCCGCTCCACCACAGAAACCAACATGATATTGGCAATGCCAATGCCACCAACAACTAGGGAAATTCCGGCGATCGCCCCGACCATCACCGTGAACAAGCCGACTACGTTACTGAAGGCATTGATAATGTCAACTTGATTGCTGATGCGAAAATCATCCAGTTGTTGCGGGGGATAGAGATTGTGGCGAATGCGCAGTAGGTTTGTCACCTGAAACTGGGCTGCTTCCAATTGCACCGCATCCCTGGCTTGTAACCAAAACCCCGTGATGGCCGTACCGTTGAGGGCATTATTGCCGACAATCCGGGCAGACATATTGGTCAGGGGCACGTAAATCCGGTCATCTTGGTCTTGCCCTCCCACCGATCCCTTAGGCTCCATAACTCCAATGACGGTATAGCGTTCGTTTTGAATCCGGATATGGGCTCCAATGGCTGGGTTTCCTGGCCCTAACAGTTCATCCCGTACCTCACTGCCCAGCACTGCTACCGGTCGAGCGCTCTTGAGATCCTCCTGGCTGAAAAATTGCCCTGACTGGGGATAAATATTCTTCACCCCTGGGTAGTTCAAGTCGGTACCCAAGAGAGTGGTTGAGGTATTCTCTCCTTCGTAGACCACCTGAACCGAGCGTTGGAGAAAAGCCGTCACGGCTTGAGCCGCCGGAGCCTGCTGGGCGATCGCCTGGGCATCTTCCCAGGTCAATTTTGACGCCGACCCCGAACCCTGACTGATGCCGCCCGACCGAGCGACGCCGGTGAGCACCAACATGACGTTGCTGCCTAGGGATTGAATTTGCTGCTCCGTTGCCTTTTGGACCCCCTGGCCCACGGAAGTGACTGTGATCACCGAGGCGATGCCAATAATCACCCCTAGCATGGTCAGCCCAGTTCGGAGCCGATTACTCCAGAGGGCTTCCACCGCCATGCTCAAGACTTCAACCAGAGAGACTTGAATCGGATGGATGGGGATTGACCCTGCCATTACCCTGCTCCTAACGTTGACGAGAACCACCCCCCGATCCTCCCATTCCCGGAATGATCGAGGGAGTTCTGGACTGGGGACGCTCACCCTGAGGAAAGCTGAGTAGCACCCGCTCTCCCTCTTGAAGTCCTGAGATCACTAGGGTTTTGTCTGCTACAGATACGCCGGTTTTAATGGGGCGGAACTCAGGACGACGCTTGCCCTTTTGGCCGCCAAGCACCAGTACACCGCTCGTGCCTGCTTGGCGCACAATTGCCACCGTAGGAATCACCAGGACTTGGTTTAAGGTTCCTACCTGAAAGTTGACATGAACGTTCATCCCAGCCCGCAGCAGCTGCTGGGGATCCGATGCAGAGGTTTTGACCTCAAAACTAGTGACGTTTTGCACGGTGGTTGACTGGGAGGCTACCTGAATCACCTTGCCCTCAAAGGTTTGACCGGGGTAAGCATCTGCTTCGATCTCCACGGTTTGCCCCAGCTTAATCTGGGCGATATTGGACTCAGCCACATTGGCACTAATTTGATTGATGGAGGCCAGAGCCAGAATTGAAGCTGACGCCGAAGAAGCAGCACTGCCGGCGGTTGAGGGGGCAACGTAGGCACCTGGATCGGCATACTTTTTGGTCACCAGCCCGGTGAAGGGTGCACGGATCACCGTGTCATTCAATTGAGCTTGAATGGTTTGCAGGGTGCCCTGGGCTGTTAAGACCTGGGCACGGGCCAGGGCAATATCCTCTGGGCGCGCCCCTGCCTGCTGTAGATCCAGGGCTTGCTGTGATTTCATTACCAGGGCAGCGGCTTGATCCCTCGCCGTGCGGGAGTTATCCAAATCTCGGAGAGACAGCGCGCCAGTGCCAAACAATTGCTGATTTTGCTGGAATGTTTCCGCTGTCTGCTGAAGCGCTGCCCGGTCATTTTGTAATTGGGCGGCTGCCTGGGCAATATCCTGATGTCGGTTGCCAGCGATCGCCCGTTGCAGAGTTGCCTGGGCTTGGGCTAGTTGTCCCCTTGCCTGGGTGAATTGTCCCTGGAGGTTAGAGTCATCCATGTAGGCCAGCACTTGCCCCTGTTGCACCCGATCGCCTTCCTTTACGAGCAGTTGTTTCAGCAGTCCCTGGGTTTTGGGGCTAACATTGATCGAGCGTTCGGGCTGCACAATCCCATTGGCTGCAATGGTCACAGGCAAATTCAGGCGCTCCACTTTGGCGGTTGAGATTTGGCGACTGACTTCCTGACGTTGGGCAGTCGTTACTTGGATGTATAGGATATACCCGCCTCCAGCGATCGCCCCTAGAACGAGTAGTCCCAACAACCACTTGGAAAAACCAGTTTTAATCAGATATTTCACACGTCTGTTCCTTCTCTACCGGTGATGCACGTCACCCCAGTCAAAAACATTCAGACTGCATACCAACCCTGAAGGTTACTGTTTCGTGCAGAAACCCGTTGATCGTTAGACACCAATCAGCACCACTAGGTTCAGACAGCCAGCCCTAGGGCAGCTAAACTAGCCGAGCAGTGCCATTGAACCAATTGAGGGATTAGGTAGGTCTAAGCTATAGAACTCACACTGAAAACTTGATCTCTCATGCGTATCCACTGGACTCAATCAACGGCACTGTTCCGCCCAACTTTGAACGCATTTGCCCTGGCATTGCTCTGTTCTGGAACCATGCTGTTACCTGTTAGTGCTCAAACCCTTCCCCCCGGTTCACGGTATGAACAACTGACGCCCTTTCCGCAGCCCTCTTTACAGCCCGCTGCCACGCCGCTGAATCAGCCGCCCCAACACCATAAGCCTACTCTCAACTTGAGCAGTGATCAAAAGGCCAAAATGCAACAGATCAGACAACGATCCCTGGCTCAGATTACTGCACTGCTAAATCCCAGCCAACAGCAACAAATGCAAACCGCTATCCAGCAGGGACAAAAGCCCCATCAAGCACTGAAATCTTTGAATCTGACATCGGATCAAAAAGCACGAGTTAAGCAGATCAGAAAAGAGACAAAACAACAAATTCAGGCCTTATTGACACCGGAGCAACTGCAACAAATGCAACAGCAGCATCAAGCCCGCAGGAACCACCAAAACTAATTTCTCACCTTTCTTGAGACAAAGTCAAATGTATCTCATGCTACAGAGATAACGAATTGCTGGAGAATTCTAGCCGGATTTAAAGCTGGGTTTGAAGCACACGTGAGATTGGTGTTGTGCTCGATTTCAACCGTGTGCTTCAAACCCGGAGCACAGGGGTTTAACAAGGAGGAACTGCATTCTTAAACTCTTCATAACATCTCAGGGCTACCATAGGGGGGTCGCCGAACTTTTATACATCCATTGCTGGGGCTAGGGAATAATGCTTCACCTCAATCAGCTTACGTTTGATTCCACCCTAGGGGATCTTCCCAATCACAATTTTGAGGTCAGCCCCTCGACGATTGGGCTGGTTGTATCTAAGGCCTTTGAGCAACAGCCCGATTTGCCAGGGGTGATGATTACCCATGAAGGTCAGTTGGTGGGCATGATCTCGCGGCAAAAGTTTCTGGAGCAAATGAGTCAGCCCTTCAGCCTCGACTTATTTTTAAACGCGCCCGATTCATGTGCTGCTAGATTTCATGAAGATTCCTCCCACCCAGCTTCCCTATCTGGCAAAAATCGACGAAGCAGCCCAGGTTGCCCTGCAGCGATCGCCGGAAGTTTATTTGGAACCAATTGTCGTTGTTTACGAGCACCAGACATTGGGGTTGCTGGACTTACATTTGTTACTCCAAGCTCAGTCCCATATCTTGAACTTGGTGAATGCTGTTGTCCAGCAGCAAAAACTGGAAGCCCAACAGTACTCAGCAAAATTGCGCGAAGAGCAAACTAAAGTTCATGAATATACTCGCTTATTAGAAGCACACCAGTCTGAAATTCAAGGCCATAATCAACTACTGGAACTACAAAAATCAGAACTGGTAAAACAATCTCAAGAAATTTCCTTATTGAATCAGAAGTTTATTCAGATTGCTCAATTACTTTCTTTAGAAGGGACAAAAGCTTTTCAGGCAACCTTTGATGGCGTTGACTCCATCTGCGCCAATACAAGCCAAATTGTGGATATTGGACAAGCTCTAGATAAGGAACTCGAAACTGTGCAAGGGACCTCAAAGCTGATTGAACGGGTCAGTAAACAGGTGCAGTACTTAGCCGTTCAGGCGGCAGTTGTTGCCAACCAAACCACCAATCAATCGGGGAGTGGTCAAATTGGGGGCTTCAGTTTCATCACCACAGAAATTGGCAAACTGGTAACTCAAACCTTTGAAGCTGGCAACCAGGTGAATCAGATTGCTAATCGATTTCGGATTCGGATTAAGCAACTTACTGACTCGGCACAGGAAGGGGCGGCGATCGCCCGCTCCCTGATTGAAAAGATTGAAAGGGCTGAAGTTGCCCTCTCTCAACTAGAGGAACTGGTCGGGCACGAGGAACTAGGGGGTGGGGTGCCGATTTCTCTCAAGGCTCCAGGTGACACCTCTACCCCAGAACTAAACCCAGACAGGTTAGAGCCGCAGTCCCCATCCCGACAAGCAGACTTAAGTCGCCGTCAGGAAGTGCTGAGTCTGATTCAGAAAATCGAGCAGAAGCATCAGCGAACAACTCGCATCTGAGTTCACCCATTAAGACTCGTGGTATTCGTAGGCGGCGACGATCCGCTGAACCAGTGGATGACGTACAACATCCGCTTGGGAAAGATGACAAAACGAAATGCCCTCAACACCGTGCAAAATTTTCTGGGCAACTATCAGTCCCGAAGGCTGGTGCATCGGTAGATCGGTCTGGGTGATGTCTCCGGTCACGACCATCCGAGAGTGGAAGCCCAGACGGGTCAACACCATTTTCATTTGGGCTGGGGTGGTGTTTTGGGCCTCGTCCAAAATCACAAAGGCGTTATTAAGGGTTCGTCCTCGCATATAGGCAAGGGGAGCCACTTCAATCACCCCTCGCTCCATCAAGTTGGGAATTTTTTCGGGGTCAATAAACTCGTACAGGGCATCATAGAGCGGACGTAGGTAAGGGTCCACCTTCTGTTGCAAGTCACCGGGCAAGAAACCAAGTTTTTCCCCTGCTTCCACCGCCGGGCGAGTCAAAATCAGCCGCTCATACTGATTAGAAAGCAATGCCTGCACTGCCAGCACTGCGGCCAAATACGTCTTCCCGGTTCCAGCAGGGCCAATTCCGAAGGTGAGGTCATGGGAGCGGACACTCTGGATATACTGCCATTGCCGAAAGGTTTTGGCGCGAATCACCTCACCTCTGCGGGTACGTGCGAGGACATCTTGGCGTAGTTCTCGTAATTCTTGTTGCTGCTCGGTCTCAATGGCCTGTCCAGCAGTGAGAATATCCACACGGGTAATGCTACCCCCTTGGCTCCAGGTATCTTCTAAGGCTCCCACAAGTTGGGAACACAACTGTACCTGGGTTTCAGTACCGGAAATCAATAGTTCTCGCCCTCGGAGGGACAGGGAGGCTCCAGTCTTCTGGGTCAAGAGTTTCAGATTCTCCCCCTGCACTCCCCCCAAGGCGATCGCACTCTTTGTGCTGGGAAGCTGAATGCTGATGGTTTTAACCTCTACCATGGAACCATAGGTTGCCTGCCTCAGCAAAAATTTAGGTGGACTTCCCTATTCTCCAGTCAATATTCAGTGAACCACAAGATCTACTAGAAACTTCTTCATCAGCAGTTGCCTTTATAGCTCCCCAATCGACTGAGCGCAGCGAAGAAGCAGTACAAGAGTATCTAATTTAGGCCAAAAATTAGCATAAGATATGATGGTTGTATGTTAATTTTTGAGTTCAAAGTCTACGGAAAACCTACTCAGTTCAGCGCAATTGATGAGGCGTTGAGGACTGCCAAATTCATCCAGAACAAGTGCTTGCGCTACTGGATGGATAACAAAGGTGTGTCTAAGTACGATCTCAATAAATACTGTGCTGTTCTGGCTAAAGAGTTTCCGTTTGCTAATGAACTCAATTCAATAGCTAGACAGTCATCGGCTGAACCTGCCTGGTCTGCAATTTCTCGGTTCTACGAGAACTGTAACAAGGGTGTTCCAAATAAAAAGGGATTTCCAAAGTTCAAGAAAGCTGTTCGTTCAGTGGAGTACAAAACCTCTGGGTGGAAGTTGGCTGAAGAGCGGTAATCAATCACGTTCACCGATGGTAAGCAAATTGGGCGACTCAAGCTCAAAGGAACTCGTGACTTGCATTTCTACCAGTTTGACCAAATCAAACGAGTCAGACTGGTAAAACGTGCGGATAGCTACTATGCTCAGTTTGCTGTATCTATAGAGCGCTCTGAGTCAGTTGATTCGGCTCTCCCGCTAATATGGTGATAATTTTTTCTAATCAGAGAAGCAAGCTAATAACCTTTCCCGAAAATTGTTGAAATTCACAAAGCCATAAGCTTGCCGTTTAATCAACTTAATGCGATTATTGATTCCTTCCATTGCTCCGCTCGTCGTTCGATTCCAAAAATAGTTGCTAATCCCATCTAAATGGTTGCGAATTGTGTAATCACTTCACTGTAAACTTCGCGGGCTTTACCCAGCCACTCTTGGAACTGATACTTCCCCTCCTCAACCGTCAATGTGCATATGGCAAGGCTGTCCGTTTGAGTGTCAGTTAGGCTGGAATTACTGGAACACTTAAGTGGGAGTCGTAACGCCCACCGAAGTGCAAAATGTGTGTGCCAGAATTGATGCTAAGATCTTTCGTAAAGATTGGCGATGGACACGTTTCATAAGAGGCGACCACAAGCCTTAAACCCTCACCTTTAGAGAAAAAAGTTGAGCTTGGTTGGAGCGTGAGATCAATCGGCACAATTTCACCACGGGATAAGGTTTGTTTGGATCGCCCACTAAACTCAAACCTCCACGAGGTAGAGAGAACTGAATCTATCTCTCTACGCGAAACGCGGAGATATCCACGGGTTACCACGTCGTCTGAAATCCCAAGCGTTCCATTAAACCGAACCGAACGCCCACATTCATCCAGCTTATCTACGACAACACACAAAATCATGTCGTCGGAACACTGGCTACCTTCATTGAAAGACCGTGCCTCCACCCAAAGTCGGAGGTTCATGAATCCGCTCAGTTCGGTATCCACATTGAATGTATAATCAAACTCCGCCGATCCTTTCTTACCACTGTAGGAAACCTCGGCTTCACTCGTCGGAATTTCGGTCTGAAGACCAGTTTGATTAAGAAAGAGTTTTCGATACTCAGTCCGAGAAAGTGGCCATTCATCCTCCCAGCGTAACTCATGCACTTCATCACGACTCGATCGAATTTCGAGGCGAACGGGCTTCGCTGTGGCGAACCGATTCGATTCGCCTTTCAGGAAATGATCCATAAAATCTTTTATGAGGGAACATGCTTCCTGAGAATAGAACTCCGACCATTTTCCACCGCGATGGGTGTAGAGCCACTTCTGAGCAGAACTCACACGCTCAAATGCCCGATGTGATCCTCGTGTATGCAACTCATGGTCGGAAAATGACCCACATACGAGCATTGGTACTTCTATCTCTTCGAGCTTGATCGCCTTGCTTTCCCAGTATGAATCCATCATTGGATGTAACTTAATTACTTCTGGTGGAATCGCTCCCTCCGTTTTGATAAATTCCTCAACGGACTGGTTCAGAGCCTGTTTGACCTCTGTATGCCACCAAAAATTCAGGAACCCAGATCCCGTCACCCCTCCGGGGCAAGCGACATCGCGATAAACATCGGTCAGTCCTTCCCATGGGACGATGCACTTTAGGGCAGAGGAACCATTTTCTGTGTAGGAACAGGCAGCGGCAAGAAACTGGCTGATTGCCAGATAACTAACACCGAGGAGACCAATCGAACCAGTGCACCAGTCTTGCTGTCCGACCCATTCGATTGCCTCGCGATAATCAGTGCCTTGAGCCATTGAGACGATTGAAGCGGTTCCTCCACTGTTGGAGTAGCCCGGAAGATTTAAGTTCACGAGCGTATAGCCAGCTGATACCCAATAATTTGGATCGGGAGATTCCCAACTCGTCAACTTGGAGAAAATCGGATACGGGTGTCCTTGGGGAATCAAGCGATATTGCTGTGGAGGCCCTGCTATCGGAGTCCTTCCCATTGCTGGGATTAGGTGATTATCATAAGGATGTGCACACATGATCACGGGTTCCGCCGAACTGTTCTTCATCCGAGCCTTGGAACGAAAGATATTCGCCGTCAGCGAGTAACCCTTGGAAATCGGTATCTTGACATCATATTCGCAGTCAACATCCGGATCTGCCTCTTCTAACTTGCATTGAGGATTAAAAATCTGAAGGCTCTTGATTGCTTGTTGCAACATAGGATAGGCTGCTTTGAGAGTTTTCCAAGTCTCGCTTATCATCAATTTCTTCTTTTTTGCTCTGGTGTGCAGTCTTCTAAGAAAGCTCCCGATAAACATGTAGAAATGCTCACCAATATCGTTGCTTTCTTCCAGCCTGAATCGGCGATCGCCCATGGAATGCTAACGTTGCCCATCACCCGCCGCCGATCAACTTTGCATCATAATAAATCGTCTTTTAGCGGTCAGCATGCATGGGCGTTTTTAGGTTGTTCAAGAACAAAAACTTCTTTCATACACTTTCTGCATCATGTTCCAGAATGAACGATATCGATAGGCTCCAGGATTTTTATTACCAAAGTCCCATGCTTCCCATTCGCT contains the following coding sequences:
- a CDS encoding toprim domain-containing protein, translated to MPRDDRAKQTIAGLKTAARHAEAVFIAADLHREGETIGWHIAQLLGLHKPHGVVYQEITEVAVRAAIACPRPLDIHQISRVFHANK
- a CDS encoding CocE/NonD family hydrolase: MGDRRFRLEESNDIGEHFYMFIGSFLRRLHTRAKKKKLMISETWKTLKAAYPMLQQAIKSLQIFNPQCKLEEADPDVDCEYDVKIPISKGYSLTANIFRSKARMKNSSAEPVIMCAHPYDNHLIPAMGRTPIAGPPQQYRLIPQGHPYPIFSKLTSWESPDPNYWVSAGYTLVNLNLPGYSNSGGTASIVSMAQGTDYREAIEWVGQQDWCTGSIGLLGVSYLAISQFLAAACSYTENGSSALKCIVPWEGLTDVYRDVACPGGVTGSGFLNFWWHTEVKQALNQSVEEFIKTEGAIPPEVIKLHPMMDSYWESKAIKLEEIEVPMLVCGSFSDHELHTRGSHRAFERVSSAQKWLYTHRGGKWSEFYSQEACSLIKDFMDHFLKGESNRFATAKPVRLEIRSSRDEVHELRWEDEWPLSRTEYRKLFLNQTGLQTEIPTSEAEVSYSGKKGSAEFDYTFNVDTELSGFMNLRLWVEARSFNEGSQCSDDMILCVVVDKLDECGRSVRFNGTLGISDDVVTRGYLRVSRREIDSVLSTSWRFEFSGRSKQTLSRGEIVPIDLTLQPSSTFFSKGEGLRLVVASYETCPSPIFTKDLSINSGTHILHFGGRYDSHLSVPVIPA
- a CDS encoding transposase, which translates into the protein MRNHLDGISNYFWNRTTSGAMEGINNRIKLIKRQAYGFVNFNNFRERLLACFSD
- a CDS encoding carbohydrate porin translates to MRFFEAELLQFNGQQVNEAAGSVQGYNSLEATAPLNRTELYQLWLNQTFNGDQISLRIGKLIPSLNFGNVSRPFGTQSHPQLFPSSTSLIYTPIFVVPSMLGFIPGYYNSAFGIYGSWKSWGSPKNDPAVPNGWYFQAGIYDGRGAQGIQTGLNWPDFSGALFEVAEIGGVWTPFAHQPDDGAGSIALGAWHQSGPLSAPGGATESDTGGFYTYLVQKIVRFRQSSYQNGIIGFLQGGWNNSRTAIINNSFGLGLTAIGPFPQRPLDSYGVGFSIAGLNDSPTAGYGFNSYETMIQTYAQYHLISNLYLQPVLTILPNPGVKGASSPSIAGTLQLTFPF
- a CDS encoding ABC transporter ATP-binding protein — protein: MAAMIWMENITKTYHLGEMEVPILKGIDLTIEEGEYVAIMGVSGSGKSTLMNIIGCLDRPTGGHYVLEGRNLTTLNNDELAFIRNQRIGFVFQQFNLLPRATALDNVMLPMIYASIPKQQRRLRATAALTRVGLAERLSNRPNQLSGGQQQRVAIARALVNRPALVLADEPTGALDSQTSQEVMDLLNDLNHQGITIVIVTHEPDIAAQTRRIIHVKDGLIVT
- a CDS encoding methyl-accepting chemotaxis protein: MKIPPTQLPYLAKIDEAAQVALQRSPEVYLEPIVVVYEHQTLGLLDLHLLLQAQSHILNLVNAVVQQQKLEAQQYSAKLREEQTKVHEYTRLLEAHQSEIQGHNQLLELQKSELVKQSQEISLLNQKFIQIAQLLSLEGTKAFQATFDGVDSICANTSQIVDIGQALDKELETVQGTSKLIERVSKQVQYLAVQAAVVANQTTNQSGSGQIGGFSFITTEIGKLVTQTFEAGNQVNQIANRFRIRIKQLTDSAQEGAAIARSLIEKIERAEVALSQLEELVGHEELGGGVPISLKAPGDTSTPELNPDRLEPQSPSRQADLSRRQEVLSLIQKIEQKHQRTTRI
- a CDS encoding efflux RND transporter periplasmic adaptor subunit, with the translated sequence MKYLIKTGFSKWLLGLLVLGAIAGGGYILYIQVTTAQRQEVSRQISTAKVERLNLPVTIAANGIVQPERSINVSPKTQGLLKQLLVKEGDRVQQGQVLAYMDDSNLQGQFTQARGQLAQAQATLQRAIAGNRHQDIAQAAAQLQNDRAALQQTAETFQQNQQLFGTGALSLRDLDNSRTARDQAAALVMKSQQALDLQQAGARPEDIALARAQVLTAQGTLQTIQAQLNDTVIRAPFTGLVTKKYADPGAYVAPSTAGSAASSASASILALASINQISANVAESNIAQIKLGQTVEIEADAYPGQTFEGKVIQVASQSTTVQNVTSFEVKTSASDPQQLLRAGMNVHVNFQVGTLNQVLVIPTVAIVRQAGTSGVLVLGGQKGKRRPEFRPIKTGVSVADKTLVISGLQEGERVLLSFPQGERPQSRTPSIIPGMGGSGGGSRQR
- a CDS encoding ABC transporter permease; the encoded protein is MRSLGGGIGIGLGIGIAWGASTLFQFPLVISLWSIGAGFGLSLVIGLLAGVIPARNAAQLDPIAALRSE
- a CDS encoding PhoH family protein gives rise to the protein MVEVKTISIQLPSTKSAIALGGVQGENLKLLTQKTGASLSLRGRELLISGTETQVQLCSQLVGALEDTWSQGGSITRVDILTAGQAIETEQQQELRELRQDVLARTRRGEVIRAKTFRQWQYIQSVRSHDLTFGIGPAGTGKTYLAAVLAVQALLSNQYERLILTRPAVEAGEKLGFLPGDLQQKVDPYLRPLYDALYEFIDPEKIPNLMERGVIEVAPLAYMRGRTLNNAFVILDEAQNTTPAQMKMVLTRLGFHSRMVVTGDITQTDLPMHQPSGLIVAQKILHGVEGISFCHLSQADVVRHPLVQRIVAAYEYHES